From a single Sparus aurata chromosome 13, fSpaAur1.1, whole genome shotgun sequence genomic region:
- the phldb1a gene encoding pleckstrin homology-like domain family B member 1 isoform X8, which yields MHVCLPQDLHVSDNSDGPADMERMSRNKVEHGRQTHQVLQSTPLDLIETGKSLKVQAERPHLVSLGSGRLSTAITLLPLSEGRTTLGSGETDIPLQGHGIAAQHCYIENKAGSITLYPCGNQCSVDGLPITKSHRLTQGCMLCFGQSAFFRFNHPEEALRMKSMLPGGVSTSRTHPTDSHSVLNGNHQSFPSNGDSRSNNLAKNLQDSLVLKVSSSSGSGKQPSPTSMLNGRNGSMKEESIYENSSCFLSHNLGNKTPPVPARSAHNNHTPVPHPRASLSVASSGTSGSQRAQESPKIVRSARGEATSRSGQGTDNSSRKPSSVRFSPTAPPSPRTRGSSLQKRSPSPMRDQPLSHPEVPQRLRTPEPTGSTKERLPVSPYMSHRGTPGSQGSTAKPVPDSPQGPRKLIGPSKAEAMRALYAQSPSSISGLEKESGGRHNQRPGCGIKSGLGSRSASSPLASPHSQRKTPCMSMSGSSSKEQSLVKPYTRERKNSISEINDNEDELLEYHRWQREERLREQEMEKLERHRLETILNLCAEYNHEDSAVELAEAMRSGLLGGAGGPGSDAGGGPSLQRAQRENDEETQREESSSTESTHQECEELFAGQEQVYLEEERSRVLARVDDLKHRVSELEQQLQETKQEAEMEQALLQAERRAEQEQVEAENEIISQLQLKLSQLDKATQKEKEKGRANVSAERKVLEKQKNEYNELKRQFDKCPLSLREQLQEQLSRKTEALEVGTKQFEELEFCQLEEESSLEERKEAQSSQLLQERAEYHCSVAQRKEKMGTLEAQVKQLGLQAAQECERMVKDRTLILQLLQKEQERLCHLEKRYHTLTGGRSFPKPNSSMKELLKSKSDGEVGQAAALPHSSGVAHERNASTKGLQLMLSNPLDMDPRRQFALQNKDLSPTVHHSILHHQPPPSGSQAYDTLSLESSDSMETSVSTGNSACTPESACGLEAQRIEEMEKMLREAQQEKARLIENREREVQARRQMLEEERRRREEAERRLLDETAHRQRLVEEEVKMREKHFSQARPMTRYLPNRKEEFDLRAHVESSGHSIDTCPFVILTEKMCKGHLVKMGGKIKSWKKRWFVFDRLKRNFAYYVDKHETKLKGLIYFQAIEEVYYDHLRSATKSPNPSLTFCVKTHDRLYYMVAPSPEAMRIWMDVIVTGAEGYTQFMS from the exons AAGTCCAGGCAGAGCGCCCCCACCTGGTTAGTCTGGGAAGTGGACGCTTGAGCACAGCCATCACCTTGCTGCCCCTGTCTGAAG GGAGAACCACGCTGGGCAGCGGCGAGACAGACATCCCTCTGCAAGGCCACGGCATCGCAGCTCAGCACTGCTACATTGAAAACAAAGCAGGCAGCATCACCTTGTACCCATGTGGAAACCAGTGCTCTGTGGATGGACTTCCCATCACCAAATCCCATCGCCTTACACAAG GGTGCATGCTGTGTTTTGGCCAGTCTGCCTTTTTTCGCTTCAACCACCCAGAGGAGGCCCTGCGGATGAAGAGCATGCTGCCTGGAGGAGTGAGCACCTCAAGAACTCATCCTACTG ACTCCCACAGTGTCCTCAACGGGAATCATCAGTCCTTTCCGAGCAACGGAGACTCCAGATCCAACAACCTAGCAAAGAACCTCCAGGACTCTTTGGTTCTGAAGGTCTCATCATCGTCAGGATCGGGTAAACAGCCCTCTCCGACAAGTATGCTCAATGGGAGAAATGGCTCCATGAAAGAGGAATCCATTTatgaaaacagcagctgctTTCTGAGCCATAACCTTGGCAACAAAACCCCTCCAGTACCCGCAAGGTCTGCTCATAACAACCACACTCCCGTCCCCCATCCAAGGGCCTCGCTCTCTGTGGCCTCGAGTGGTACCAGTGGTAGTCAGAGGGCCCAGGAGAGCCCAAAGATTGTTAGGAGTGCAAGAGGTGAGGCCACATCAAGGTCAGGACAGGGCACAGACAACTCTAGTCGCAAACCATCATCTGTCAGATTCTCCCCAACGGCTCCACCCAGTCCTCGCACAAGAGGCTCCTCCCTGCAGAAGAGATCCCCCAGTCCAATGAGAGATCAGCCCCTGTCTCACCCAGAGGTCCCTCAAAGACTCAGGACTCCAGAGCCAACTGGGTCCACCAAAGAACGTCTTCCTGTCAGCCCTTACATGTCCCACAGAGGGACTCCAGGATCGCAGGGCTCCACTGCCAAACCAGTCCCCGACAGCCCGCAGGGCCCCCGTAAACTTATAGGTCCTTCCAAAGCAGAAGCCATGAGGGCACTGTATGCCCAAAGTCCATCTTCAATCTCTGGGCTAGAGAAGGAGTCTGGAGGCAGGCACAACCAGAGGCCTGGTTGTGGCATCAAGTCAGGCCTGGGTTCTCGGTCTGCTTCGTCACCTCTTGCCAGCCCTCATAGCCAAAGAAAGACCCCCTGCATGAGCATGAGCGGATCTTCCAGCAAGGAGCAGAGTCTTGTGAAACCATACACCCGGGAACGCAAGAACAGCATCTCTGAGATCAACGACAATGAGGACGAGTTGTTGGAATACCACCGctggcagagagaggagaggctgcGTGAGCAGGAAATGGAGAAACTG GAGCGTCACAGGCTGGAGACCATCCTCAATCTGTGTGCGGAGTATAATCACGAGGACAGCGCTGTGGAGCTGGCTGAGGCCATGAGGAGCGGGCTGCTAGGGGGCGCCGGAGGACCCGGCTCAGACGCGGGAGGGGGGCCGTCCCTTCAGAGGGCCCAGAGGGAGAACGATGAGGAGACCCAGAGAGAGGAGTCCAGCAGCACGGAGAGCACACACCAAGAG TGTGAAGAGCTGTTTGCCGGTCAGGAGCAGGTCTATctcgaggaggagaggagcagggtcTTGGCCAGGGTTGATGACTTGAAgcacagagtcagtgaactgGAGCAGCAGTTACAAGAGACCAAACAGgag GCGGAGATGGAGCAGGCCCTGCTGCAGGCGGAGCGGCGGGCCGagcaggagcaggtggaggccgAGAATGAAATCATCTCTCAGCTGCAGCTCAAACTCAGCCAGCTGGACAAGGCCAcccagaaggagaaggagaag GGGAGGGCTAATGTGTCGGCTGAGCGGAAGGTCCTGGAAAAGCAGAAGAATGAGTACAATGAGCTGAAGAGGCAGTTTGATAAGTGCCCCTTGTCTCTAAGGGAACAGTTACAGGAGCAGCTCAGCAGG AAAACTGAAGCTCTGGAAGTCGGGACCAAGCAGTTTGAGGAGCTGGAGTTCtgtcagctggaggaggagagcagtctggaggagaggaaggaggctCAGAGCTCGCAGCTCCTACAAGAGCGAGCTGAGTATCACTGCAGCGTGGCCCAGAGGAAG GAGAAGATGGGCACTCTGGAGGCTCAGGTGAAGCAGCTGGGGTTACAGGCGGCTCAGGAGTGTGAGAGGATGGTTAAAGACAGGACGCTGATTCTGCAGCTGCTACAGAAG GAGCAGGAGAGGTTGTGTCACCTGGAGAAGAGGTACCACACCCTGACAGGGGGGAGGAGCTTCCCAAAGCCTAACAGCAGCATGAAAGAG CTGTTAAAGTCCAAATCAGATGGAGAGGTTGGACAGGCTGCAGCCCTGCCACACTCCAGCGGCGTTGCTCACGAGAGAAATGCATCCACCAAG GGGCTGCAGTTAATGCTTTCAAACCCTTTGGACATGGACCCCAGGAGGCAGTTCGCTCTGCAGAACAAAG ATCTGTCTCCCACAGTCCATCACTCCATCCTGCACCACCAGCCGCCACCGAGCGGCAGCCAGGCGTACGACACCCTGAGCCTGGAGAGCTCAGACAGCATGGAGACCAGCGTCTCCACCGGCAACTCCGCCTGTACCCCAGAAAG TGCCTGTGGGTTGGAGGCCCAGAGGATAGAAGAGATGGAGAAGATGCTGAGGGAGGCGCAGCAGGAGAAAGCCAGGCTGATAGAGAACAGA GAGAGGGAGGTGCAGGCTCGGCGGCAGATGTTGGAGGAGGAGCGGAGGAGGCGAGAGGAGGCCGAGAGGAGGCTCCTGGATGAGACGGCCCACAGGCAgaggctggtggaggaggaggtgaagatgaGAGAGAAGCACTTCTCCCAG GCCCGTCCGATGACACGCTACCTGCCGAACCGCAAGGAGGAGTTCGACCTGCGCGCCCACGTGGAGTCGTCGGGCCACAGCATCGACACCTGCCCCTTCGTCATCCTCACAGAGAAGATGTGCAAGGGCCACCTGGTGAAGATGGGCGGCAAGATCAAATCGTGGAAGAAACGCTGGTTCGTTTTCGACCGCCTCAAGAGGAACTTCGCCTATTACGTCG acAAGCACGAGACCAAGCTGAAAGGGCTCATTTACTTTCAGGCGATCGAAGAGGTTTATTACGATCACCTCCGCAGTGCCACCAAG AGCCCGAACCCGTCTTTGACCTTCTGTGTGAAAACCCACGACCGCCTCTACTACATGGTGGCCCCGTCCCCGGAGGCCATGAGGATCTGGATGGATGTCATAGTAACGGGCGCCGAGGGCTACACGCAGTTCATGAGCTGA
- the phldb1a gene encoding pleckstrin homology-like domain family B member 1 isoform X4, with the protein MHVCLPQDLHVSDNSDGPADMERMSRNKVEHGRQTHQVLQSTPLDLIETGKSLKVQAERPHLVSLGSGRLSTAITLLPLSEGRTTLGSGETDIPLQGHGIAAQHCYIENKAGSITLYPCGNQCSVDGLPITKSHRLTQGCMLCFGQSAFFRFNHPEEALRMKSMLPGGVSTSRTHPTDSHSVLNGNHQSFPSNGDSRSNNLAKNLQDSLVLKVSSSSGSGKQPSPTSMLNGRNGSMKEESIYENSSCFLSHNLGNKTPPVPARSAHNNHTPVPHPRASLSVASSGTSGSQRAQESPKIVRSARGEATSRSGQGTDNSSRKPSSVRFSPTAPPSPRTRGSSLQKRSPSPMRDQPLSHPEVPQRLRTPEPTGSTKERLPVSPYMSHRGTPGSQGSTAKPVPDSPQGPRKLIGPSKAEAMRALYAQSPSSISGLEKESGGRHNQRPGCGIKSGLGSRSASSPLASPHSQRKTPCMSMSGSSSKEQSLVKPYTRERKNSISEINDNEDELLEYHRWQREERLREQEMEKLERHRLETILNLCAEYNHEDSAVELAEAMRSGLLGGAGGPGSDAGGGPSLQRAQRENDEETQREESSSTESTHQECEELFAGQEQVYLEEERSRVLARVDDLKHRVSELEQQLQETKQEAEMEQALLQAERRAEQEQVEAENEIISQLQLKLSQLDKATQKEKEKGRANVSAERKVLEKQKNEYNELKRQFDKCPLSLREQLQEQLSRKTEALEVGTKQFEELEFCQLEEESSLEERKEAQSSQLLQERAEYHCSVAQRKEKMGTLEAQVKQLGLQAAQECERMVKDRTLILQLLQKEQERLCHLEKRYHTLTGGRSFPKPNSSMKEEYLRLSDVYKMYGSASLPPRSSSPAALHCLSLAVAPALPCEEYITVSQLSQIFGMQRVDPSSSSASIASFQLASSESAFSCHSAARGPSSFLSAQSQPELSRNAMPPINLERWYQDIMAAGEPRPCPPPLPAKSFSARRQGQLLKSKSDGEVGQAAALPHSSGVAHERNASTKGLQLMLSNPLDMDPRRQFALQNKDLSPTVHHSILHHQPPPSGSQAYDTLSLESSDSMETSVSTGNSACTPESACGLEAQRIEEMEKMLREAQQEKARLIENREREVQARRQMLEEERRRREEAERRLLDETAHRQRLVEEEVKMREKHFSQARPMTRYLPNRKEEFDLRAHVESSGHSIDTCPFVILTEKMCKGHLVKMGGKIKSWKKRWFVFDRLKRNFAYYVDKHETKLKGLIYFQAIEEVYYDHLRSATKSPNPSLTFCVKTHDRLYYMVAPSPEAMRIWMDVIVTGAEGYTQFMS; encoded by the exons AAGTCCAGGCAGAGCGCCCCCACCTGGTTAGTCTGGGAAGTGGACGCTTGAGCACAGCCATCACCTTGCTGCCCCTGTCTGAAG GGAGAACCACGCTGGGCAGCGGCGAGACAGACATCCCTCTGCAAGGCCACGGCATCGCAGCTCAGCACTGCTACATTGAAAACAAAGCAGGCAGCATCACCTTGTACCCATGTGGAAACCAGTGCTCTGTGGATGGACTTCCCATCACCAAATCCCATCGCCTTACACAAG GGTGCATGCTGTGTTTTGGCCAGTCTGCCTTTTTTCGCTTCAACCACCCAGAGGAGGCCCTGCGGATGAAGAGCATGCTGCCTGGAGGAGTGAGCACCTCAAGAACTCATCCTACTG ACTCCCACAGTGTCCTCAACGGGAATCATCAGTCCTTTCCGAGCAACGGAGACTCCAGATCCAACAACCTAGCAAAGAACCTCCAGGACTCTTTGGTTCTGAAGGTCTCATCATCGTCAGGATCGGGTAAACAGCCCTCTCCGACAAGTATGCTCAATGGGAGAAATGGCTCCATGAAAGAGGAATCCATTTatgaaaacagcagctgctTTCTGAGCCATAACCTTGGCAACAAAACCCCTCCAGTACCCGCAAGGTCTGCTCATAACAACCACACTCCCGTCCCCCATCCAAGGGCCTCGCTCTCTGTGGCCTCGAGTGGTACCAGTGGTAGTCAGAGGGCCCAGGAGAGCCCAAAGATTGTTAGGAGTGCAAGAGGTGAGGCCACATCAAGGTCAGGACAGGGCACAGACAACTCTAGTCGCAAACCATCATCTGTCAGATTCTCCCCAACGGCTCCACCCAGTCCTCGCACAAGAGGCTCCTCCCTGCAGAAGAGATCCCCCAGTCCAATGAGAGATCAGCCCCTGTCTCACCCAGAGGTCCCTCAAAGACTCAGGACTCCAGAGCCAACTGGGTCCACCAAAGAACGTCTTCCTGTCAGCCCTTACATGTCCCACAGAGGGACTCCAGGATCGCAGGGCTCCACTGCCAAACCAGTCCCCGACAGCCCGCAGGGCCCCCGTAAACTTATAGGTCCTTCCAAAGCAGAAGCCATGAGGGCACTGTATGCCCAAAGTCCATCTTCAATCTCTGGGCTAGAGAAGGAGTCTGGAGGCAGGCACAACCAGAGGCCTGGTTGTGGCATCAAGTCAGGCCTGGGTTCTCGGTCTGCTTCGTCACCTCTTGCCAGCCCTCATAGCCAAAGAAAGACCCCCTGCATGAGCATGAGCGGATCTTCCAGCAAGGAGCAGAGTCTTGTGAAACCATACACCCGGGAACGCAAGAACAGCATCTCTGAGATCAACGACAATGAGGACGAGTTGTTGGAATACCACCGctggcagagagaggagaggctgcGTGAGCAGGAAATGGAGAAACTG GAGCGTCACAGGCTGGAGACCATCCTCAATCTGTGTGCGGAGTATAATCACGAGGACAGCGCTGTGGAGCTGGCTGAGGCCATGAGGAGCGGGCTGCTAGGGGGCGCCGGAGGACCCGGCTCAGACGCGGGAGGGGGGCCGTCCCTTCAGAGGGCCCAGAGGGAGAACGATGAGGAGACCCAGAGAGAGGAGTCCAGCAGCACGGAGAGCACACACCAAGAG TGTGAAGAGCTGTTTGCCGGTCAGGAGCAGGTCTATctcgaggaggagaggagcagggtcTTGGCCAGGGTTGATGACTTGAAgcacagagtcagtgaactgGAGCAGCAGTTACAAGAGACCAAACAGgag GCGGAGATGGAGCAGGCCCTGCTGCAGGCGGAGCGGCGGGCCGagcaggagcaggtggaggccgAGAATGAAATCATCTCTCAGCTGCAGCTCAAACTCAGCCAGCTGGACAAGGCCAcccagaaggagaaggagaag GGGAGGGCTAATGTGTCGGCTGAGCGGAAGGTCCTGGAAAAGCAGAAGAATGAGTACAATGAGCTGAAGAGGCAGTTTGATAAGTGCCCCTTGTCTCTAAGGGAACAGTTACAGGAGCAGCTCAGCAGG AAAACTGAAGCTCTGGAAGTCGGGACCAAGCAGTTTGAGGAGCTGGAGTTCtgtcagctggaggaggagagcagtctggaggagaggaaggaggctCAGAGCTCGCAGCTCCTACAAGAGCGAGCTGAGTATCACTGCAGCGTGGCCCAGAGGAAG GAGAAGATGGGCACTCTGGAGGCTCAGGTGAAGCAGCTGGGGTTACAGGCGGCTCAGGAGTGTGAGAGGATGGTTAAAGACAGGACGCTGATTCTGCAGCTGCTACAGAAG GAGCAGGAGAGGTTGTGTCACCTGGAGAAGAGGTACCACACCCTGACAGGGGGGAGGAGCTTCCCAAAGCCTAACAGCAGCATGAAAGAG GAGTACCTCAGGCTCTCTGATGTCTATAAGATGTATGGAAGTGCTTCTCTGCCACCTcgctcctcctcccctgccGCTCTCCACTGCCTCTCCCTCGCTGTCGCTCCAGCTCTGCCGTGTGAG GAGTAcatcacagtcagtcagttaagcCAGATCTTTGGGATGCAGAGAGTTGATccgtcctcttcctctgcctctattGCATCATTCCAACTGGCATCCTCTGAGTCGGCCTTCTCATGCCACTCGGCTGCACGTGGtccttcctcctttctctctgcaCAG AGCCAGCCCGAGCTGAGCAGGAACGCAATGCCTCCTATTAACCTCGAGCGTTGGTACCAGGACATCATGGCGGCCGGAGAGCCTCGGCCATGTCCTCCGCCGCTGCCTGCCAAGTCTTTTTCCGCACGCAGACAGGGGCAG CTGTTAAAGTCCAAATCAGATGGAGAGGTTGGACAGGCTGCAGCCCTGCCACACTCCAGCGGCGTTGCTCACGAGAGAAATGCATCCACCAAG GGGCTGCAGTTAATGCTTTCAAACCCTTTGGACATGGACCCCAGGAGGCAGTTCGCTCTGCAGAACAAAG ATCTGTCTCCCACAGTCCATCACTCCATCCTGCACCACCAGCCGCCACCGAGCGGCAGCCAGGCGTACGACACCCTGAGCCTGGAGAGCTCAGACAGCATGGAGACCAGCGTCTCCACCGGCAACTCCGCCTGTACCCCAGAAAG TGCCTGTGGGTTGGAGGCCCAGAGGATAGAAGAGATGGAGAAGATGCTGAGGGAGGCGCAGCAGGAGAAAGCCAGGCTGATAGAGAACAGA GAGAGGGAGGTGCAGGCTCGGCGGCAGATGTTGGAGGAGGAGCGGAGGAGGCGAGAGGAGGCCGAGAGGAGGCTCCTGGATGAGACGGCCCACAGGCAgaggctggtggaggaggaggtgaagatgaGAGAGAAGCACTTCTCCCAG GCCCGTCCGATGACACGCTACCTGCCGAACCGCAAGGAGGAGTTCGACCTGCGCGCCCACGTGGAGTCGTCGGGCCACAGCATCGACACCTGCCCCTTCGTCATCCTCACAGAGAAGATGTGCAAGGGCCACCTGGTGAAGATGGGCGGCAAGATCAAATCGTGGAAGAAACGCTGGTTCGTTTTCGACCGCCTCAAGAGGAACTTCGCCTATTACGTCG acAAGCACGAGACCAAGCTGAAAGGGCTCATTTACTTTCAGGCGATCGAAGAGGTTTATTACGATCACCTCCGCAGTGCCACCAAG AGCCCGAACCCGTCTTTGACCTTCTGTGTGAAAACCCACGACCGCCTCTACTACATGGTGGCCCCGTCCCCGGAGGCCATGAGGATCTGGATGGATGTCATAGTAACGGGCGCCGAGGGCTACACGCAGTTCATGAGCTGA